Proteins encoded by one window of Actinocorallia herbida:
- a CDS encoding bifunctional glycosyltransferase/CDP-glycerol:glycerophosphate glycerophosphotransferase, with amino-acid sequence MSPRLSVVVPIYNVERYLPACLDSLAAQTFTDLEVIMVDDGSTDGSAVIAKSYTQRDRRFTLIQQENQGPGPARNLGVSQARGELLAFVDGDDLVHRDAYSSLIGSLDRTGSDLASGGLRRFGNRGVRHSELHRAAFADDRLATHISRFPDLVADRIVWNKVWRRAFWDRAGLAFPAGLYEDIPVALRSHVRARSVDVLSGPVYLWRVRDAGEASITERSGEPANAWDRLAVLREMRAVIAAEAAAALPAFDRFTLEFDLPKLAWAIDASGDAEAAARIREFVGGLDEGAGRDLPAYARLRNHLLGRGLLPELGEVLRFEREAGSAPVRPYGRLRRRWLADYPFLRDTEVAVPDDVYDVTSELALSTRVKDVWWDGDLLCIEGYAYIARIQTKPDDRMRAWAVEGKTGKRQRCVLRRVLAPEATVESGQSAVSHAESGFILEIPVLPRGDWRIVVELSSGGLKRSAPLNRPAAGRASWTPYLNVGVGFRAQAMYDDEGLFVRVRRVRSLVTSVSITPEGLLTVRGWVSAKGEAALIATCGARRIAFPMRREGQIFTAEVPLAKLNTSRTEVFSGGAQWELRIAADDQKITPLVEPSVAEVRWADGGTELAVTRTRYGAAAVVVRPAGLTVTDLRWEYGALVLQGERSPGAPEPAEVVLRCGHDRHRLDVRWSGPAFRIAFDPAALPGPLGAAPLAGGTWELLAVTGDTERPVVLERRLLPVLPPELRAGRRVYRPTYGEGLRLHASRALAADERGPYAQRMLREVDYPRYRTEPVLDAAVFLSGRGATCAGGPRAVFEELRGRGTGLDLVWLSSDDRFVVPEGARVVGTGTREAYRLLARARHVVTDAAPQPWHLPAEGRTWLRTGPGTPLCRPAEAPGAQADVLLSPGSGASALLRAGLGHTGEVLEIGSPANDALFAPDAAARAASVRERLGLPADRRIVLYAPARRAGKTRGSVARFDLRIDLEEARARLGRDHVLLVRAHPGTGGVGLRNDSFVRDVGWYPEMTDLLLIADVLVTDYSSIMFDYVLTGRPMVFHPHDLAGHGKQPGFLLPYEETVPGPVVRGSAELVDALSALDDVAAAHRDAIRAFAARFTAAETGAAARQAADRLLAD; translated from the coding sequence ATGAGCCCTCGGCTGAGCGTCGTCGTCCCGATCTACAACGTTGAGCGCTACCTGCCCGCGTGCCTGGACTCGCTGGCCGCGCAGACCTTCACCGACCTTGAGGTGATCATGGTCGACGACGGCTCCACGGACGGCAGCGCGGTGATCGCCAAGTCCTACACCCAGCGGGACCGGCGCTTCACCCTGATCCAGCAGGAGAACCAGGGGCCGGGACCCGCCCGCAACCTCGGCGTCTCCCAGGCGCGCGGCGAGCTCCTGGCCTTCGTCGACGGCGACGACCTCGTCCACCGCGACGCCTACAGCAGCCTCATCGGCTCCCTCGACCGGACGGGCTCCGACCTCGCGTCCGGCGGGCTGCGCCGGTTCGGCAACCGGGGCGTCCGGCACTCCGAGCTGCACCGGGCCGCGTTCGCCGACGACAGGCTCGCCACCCACATCAGCCGGTTCCCCGACCTCGTCGCCGACCGGATCGTGTGGAACAAGGTGTGGCGCCGCGCGTTCTGGGACCGCGCCGGGCTCGCCTTCCCCGCCGGGCTGTACGAGGACATCCCCGTCGCACTGCGCTCGCACGTCCGGGCCAGGAGCGTCGACGTGCTGAGCGGGCCGGTCTACCTGTGGCGGGTCCGCGACGCGGGCGAGGCGTCGATCACCGAACGGTCCGGCGAGCCCGCCAACGCCTGGGACCGGCTCGCCGTGCTGCGCGAGATGCGCGCGGTGATCGCCGCCGAGGCGGCCGCCGCGCTGCCCGCCTTCGACCGGTTCACCCTGGAGTTCGACCTGCCGAAGCTGGCCTGGGCGATCGACGCGTCCGGCGACGCCGAGGCCGCCGCGCGGATCCGGGAGTTCGTCGGCGGCCTGGACGAGGGCGCGGGCCGCGACCTGCCCGCCTACGCCAGGCTGCGCAACCACCTGCTCGGCCGAGGGCTGCTCCCCGAACTCGGCGAGGTGCTCAGGTTCGAGCGCGAAGCGGGCTCCGCGCCCGTCCGGCCCTATGGCCGGCTGCGGCGGCGCTGGCTCGCCGACTACCCCTTCCTGCGCGACACGGAAGTGGCGGTCCCCGACGACGTGTACGACGTGACGTCGGAGCTGGCGCTCAGCACCCGGGTCAAGGACGTCTGGTGGGACGGCGACCTCCTGTGCATCGAGGGGTACGCCTATATCGCCAGGATCCAGACGAAGCCCGACGACCGGATGCGGGCCTGGGCCGTCGAAGGCAAGACGGGGAAGCGGCAGCGCTGCGTGCTGCGCAGGGTGCTCGCCCCGGAGGCCACCGTGGAGTCGGGGCAGTCCGCGGTCAGCCACGCCGAGTCGGGGTTCATCCTGGAGATCCCGGTGCTGCCGCGCGGCGACTGGCGGATCGTGGTGGAGCTGTCGTCGGGCGGGCTCAAGCGGAGCGCGCCCCTCAACCGGCCCGCCGCGGGACGCGCCTCCTGGACGCCGTACCTCAACGTAGGGGTCGGGTTCCGGGCGCAGGCCATGTACGACGACGAAGGGCTGTTCGTCCGGGTGCGGCGGGTGCGGTCCCTCGTGACGTCCGTGTCCATCACGCCAGAAGGGCTGCTGACGGTGCGGGGCTGGGTCTCCGCGAAAGGCGAGGCCGCGCTCATCGCGACGTGCGGGGCGCGGCGGATCGCGTTCCCGATGCGGCGCGAAGGCCAGATCTTCACCGCCGAGGTGCCCCTGGCCAAGCTCAACACCTCGCGCACCGAGGTGTTCTCCGGCGGCGCCCAGTGGGAGCTGCGGATCGCCGCCGACGACCAGAAGATCACGCCGCTCGTGGAGCCGTCCGTCGCGGAGGTCCGCTGGGCCGACGGGGGCACCGAGCTCGCCGTCACCCGGACCCGGTACGGGGCCGCCGCCGTCGTCGTCAGGCCGGCCGGGCTGACCGTCACCGACCTGCGCTGGGAGTACGGCGCGCTGGTGCTCCAGGGGGAGCGTTCGCCCGGCGCGCCGGAGCCCGCCGAGGTGGTGCTGCGCTGCGGGCACGACAGGCACCGGCTCGACGTGCGCTGGTCGGGGCCCGCCTTCCGGATCGCCTTCGACCCGGCCGCCCTGCCGGGCCCGCTCGGTGCGGCGCCGCTCGCGGGCGGCACCTGGGAGCTGCTCGCGGTCACCGGGGACACCGAGCGGCCCGTGGTCCTGGAACGGCGGCTGCTGCCGGTGCTGCCACCGGAGCTCAGGGCGGGGCGGCGCGTCTACCGGCCCACCTACGGCGAAGGGCTCCGGCTGCACGCGAGCCGGGCCCTCGCCGCCGACGAACGCGGCCCCTACGCCCAGCGGATGCTCCGCGAGGTCGACTACCCCAGGTACCGGACGGAACCCGTGCTCGACGCCGCGGTGTTCCTCAGCGGGCGCGGGGCGACCTGCGCGGGCGGGCCGCGCGCGGTGTTCGAGGAGCTGCGCGGCCGCGGCACCGGGCTCGACCTCGTCTGGCTCAGCTCCGACGACCGGTTCGTCGTGCCCGAAGGGGCCCGGGTCGTCGGAACCGGGACCCGCGAGGCGTACCGGCTGCTCGCCCGTGCGCGGCACGTCGTCACGGACGCGGCGCCGCAGCCGTGGCACCTGCCCGCGGAGGGCAGGACCTGGCTGCGGACCGGGCCCGGCACGCCGCTGTGCCGTCCGGCCGAGGCGCCGGGCGCCCAGGCGGACGTGCTGCTGTCGCCGGGCTCGGGGGCGTCGGCGCTGCTGCGCGCGGGCCTCGGGCACACGGGGGAGGTGCTGGAGATCGGCTCGCCCGCCAACGACGCGCTCTTCGCGCCGGACGCGGCGGCCCGCGCCGCGTCCGTCCGGGAGCGGCTGGGATTGCCCGCGGACCGCAGGATCGTGCTCTACGCGCCCGCGCGGCGGGCCGGGAAGACACGGGGCAGCGTCGCCCGCTTCGACCTGCGGATCGACCTTGAGGAGGCGCGGGCGCGGTTGGGCCGCGACCACGTGCTGCTGGTCCGGGCGCACCCGGGCACGGGCGGCGTCGGCCTGCGGAACGACTCGTTCGTCCGGGATGTCGGCTGGTATCCGGAGATGACCGACCTGCTGTTGATCGCCGACGTGCTGGTGACCGACTACTCCTCGATCATGTTCGACTACGTGCTCACCGGCCGTCCGATGGTCTTCCACCCGCACGACCTGGCCGGGCACGGGAAGCAGCCGGGCTTCCTTCTGCCCTACGAGGAGACCGTCCCCGGCCCCGTCGTGCGCGGTTCGGCGGAACTGGTCGACGCGCTGAGCGCGCTGGACGACGTCGCCGCCGCCCACCGGGACGCGATCCGCGCCTTCGCCGCCCGCTTCACCGCCGCCGAGACCGGCGCCGCGGCCCGCCAGGCGGCCGACCGCCTGCTCGCCGACTGA
- a CDS encoding bifunctional glycosyltransferase/CDP-glycerol:glycerophosphate glycerophosphotransferase — translation MPPVLSVVVAFTASDGLGDTLAALAAAGTGIGTYGTGLRVVMVDAGALDGADTVAKEYAAADERFALVRGEAGEAPRNVGVRHATGSYLAFADPGDLVSPGPLVASLERTGSDLALGRAAGVRYPDGLFTTARTELSLKSEPLLLHHRTLGAKVFRRSFWDRHGLSFRDGPEADLLLVAAAHTLAGRTDVLPDLVHGHPAPVSRDPVALLGALAEASAHLAAHAPRQRAEFDRSAVIGELTGLLHAVAQVEEGREDLFEAAHAYLSTVSRDLFHHGPVAHRMRCHLTAEGLLEEFLEVTRYEQAWGTRAGVIQRGILWRTWYHHYPQLFDNRVPQELLRAAQEMTFAAGVDEVEHVHGSLLRITGHAYVELLDLSGTGDGELRLTLVEAGGRRRVPVDHQRVDRPDLTARSAQAAAAYRGGGFAAIVDAARLDPGEWRLEAVFAHRGVRRTAFVAGPADLRRAHPAGVRVGAGLWAQPVCAGTFALRVRPLRALVTGCSVEDGDLVLTGWSPEEDFPLLAGSAEAPLELTGEDGFRARVPLAVLGGSAGTGELPLRLGSAPLTAGDLPPVASCGLVLRRDEDGLLALARRPAGPRVLRAEPEGATGVLLSGDLGTGLWLRHTGTGELRALPCDADGDVPVRYTELVPIRGGEWDLVDVEGTAATIDRAAAGRLPGPRRCGRAEYDLRVTARDGLRLRIRPGLRDEERGGFHQRRLAEQHYPRLRGRPLFDRVVFEASEGTRCSGSPRALYEALRERRPDLDLLWIARDASFAVPDGADCVVRDSAEHYAALATSRWVVGDGLMPEWFRKREGQVYVQTWHGAPLAGLGFDPREPRGFAEAARQERIAADVAQWDHLVSPNAYSTQILRNAFEYDGPIVESGYPRNDVLAALDLTEASKAARARLGLPSDARVILHDRALDVAALRAEVEPGTVFLAAADRDPTDLCLAADLLVTGVSALMFDFAVTGRPVYCHRPVWHRKYFDVVLEGPGPVLDDLGDLAAALRDPCGSSAGFAARFCPLDDGLASARVLGRVFDRPRDDRVFGVSRKKRKRKAR, via the coding sequence ATGCCGCCCGTGCTGAGCGTGGTCGTCGCGTTCACGGCCTCCGACGGGCTCGGCGACACCCTCGCCGCCTTGGCCGCGGCCGGGACCGGGATCGGGACCTACGGGACCGGGTTGCGCGTGGTGATGGTCGACGCCGGCGCCCTTGACGGCGCCGACACCGTGGCCAAGGAGTACGCGGCCGCGGACGAGCGGTTCGCCCTCGTCAGGGGCGAGGCGGGGGAGGCCCCGCGCAACGTCGGCGTACGCCACGCCACGGGCTCCTACCTGGCTTTCGCCGACCCGGGCGACCTCGTCTCTCCGGGGCCGCTCGTGGCGTCCCTGGAAAGGACCGGATCCGACCTGGCCCTGGGCAGGGCCGCAGGGGTGCGCTACCCCGACGGCCTGTTCACGACGGCCCGCACGGAACTCAGCCTGAAGAGCGAGCCTTTGCTCCTGCACCACCGCACGCTGGGCGCGAAGGTCTTCCGCAGATCGTTCTGGGACCGCCATGGGCTGTCCTTCCGCGACGGACCGGAGGCCGACCTCCTCCTGGTGGCCGCCGCGCACACCCTCGCCGGCCGGACCGACGTGCTCCCCGACCTCGTGCACGGGCATCCCGCGCCCGTCAGCCGGGATCCGGTCGCGCTGCTCGGGGCGCTCGCCGAGGCGTCGGCCCACCTCGCGGCGCACGCGCCGAGGCAGCGCGCCGAGTTCGACCGCAGCGCCGTCATCGGCGAGCTCACCGGGCTGCTGCACGCCGTGGCGCAGGTGGAGGAGGGCAGGGAGGACCTGTTCGAGGCCGCGCACGCCTACCTGTCCACGGTGTCCCGCGACCTGTTCCACCACGGCCCCGTCGCGCACCGGATGCGCTGCCATCTGACGGCCGAGGGCCTGCTCGAGGAATTCCTCGAGGTGACCAGGTACGAGCAGGCCTGGGGCACCCGCGCGGGCGTCATCCAACGCGGCATCCTCTGGCGGACCTGGTACCACCACTACCCGCAGCTCTTCGACAACCGGGTCCCGCAGGAACTGCTGCGCGCGGCCCAGGAGATGACGTTCGCCGCAGGGGTCGACGAGGTCGAGCACGTGCACGGGTCGCTGCTGCGGATCACCGGTCACGCCTACGTCGAGCTGCTCGACCTGTCCGGCACCGGCGACGGCGAGCTCCGGCTGACCCTCGTGGAGGCCGGGGGCCGGCGCCGCGTGCCCGTCGACCACCAGCGCGTCGACCGGCCCGACCTCACCGCGCGGTCCGCCCAGGCCGCGGCCGCCTACCGGGGCGGGGGGTTCGCGGCGATCGTCGACGCGGCAAGGCTCGACCCGGGGGAGTGGCGGCTCGAGGCGGTGTTCGCGCACCGCGGCGTCCGGCGCACCGCGTTCGTCGCGGGGCCCGCCGACCTGCGCCGTGCCCACCCGGCGGGCGTCCGGGTCGGCGCCGGCCTGTGGGCGCAGCCGGTGTGCGCCGGCACGTTCGCGCTGCGGGTCCGCCCGCTGCGCGCCCTGGTCACCGGCTGCTCGGTCGAGGACGGCGACCTCGTCCTCACCGGCTGGTCGCCCGAGGAGGACTTCCCGCTGCTCGCCGGATCCGCGGAGGCGCCGCTGGAGCTCACCGGTGAGGACGGGTTCCGCGCCCGCGTGCCCCTCGCCGTCCTGGGGGGCTCCGCGGGGACGGGCGAGCTGCCGCTCCGGCTCGGCTCGGCGCCGCTGACCGCGGGCGACCTGCCGCCCGTCGCGTCCTGCGGGCTCGTCCTGCGCCGCGACGAGGACGGCCTGCTCGCGCTCGCCAGGCGCCCCGCGGGGCCGCGGGTCCTGCGCGCGGAACCCGAGGGCGCGACCGGCGTGCTGCTGTCCGGCGACCTGGGCACGGGCCTCTGGCTGCGGCACACCGGCACCGGCGAACTGCGCGCGCTGCCCTGCGACGCCGACGGCGACGTGCCCGTCCGGTACACCGAGCTCGTCCCGATCCGCGGCGGCGAGTGGGACCTCGTCGACGTCGAGGGCACCGCCGCCACGATCGACCGGGCCGCCGCGGGGCGCCTCCCCGGGCCCCGCCGCTGCGGCAGGGCCGAATACGACCTGCGCGTCACCGCCCGCGACGGCCTGCGGCTGCGGATCAGGCCGGGCCTGCGCGACGAGGAGCGCGGCGGCTTCCACCAGCGCAGGCTCGCCGAGCAGCACTACCCGCGGCTGCGCGGCAGGCCCCTGTTCGACCGGGTGGTGTTCGAGGCGAGCGAGGGCACCCGCTGCTCCGGAAGCCCGCGCGCGCTCTACGAGGCGCTGCGTGAGCGCCGTCCCGACCTCGACCTCCTGTGGATCGCGCGGGACGCCTCCTTCGCCGTCCCCGACGGAGCCGACTGCGTGGTCCGCGACAGCGCCGAGCACTACGCCGCCCTGGCGACCTCCCGGTGGGTGGTCGGCGACGGGCTCATGCCCGAGTGGTTCCGCAAGCGCGAAGGCCAGGTGTACGTCCAGACCTGGCACGGCGCGCCGCTCGCCGGGCTCGGATTCGATCCGCGCGAGCCGCGCGGCTTCGCCGAGGCCGCCCGGCAGGAGCGGATCGCCGCCGACGTCGCCCAGTGGGACCACCTGGTCTCGCCGAACGCCTACAGCACCCAGATCCTCCGCAACGCCTTCGAATACGACGGGCCGATCGTGGAGTCGGGGTACCCGCGCAACGACGTGCTCGCGGCGCTCGACCTCACCGAGGCGTCCAAGGCGGCACGGGCAAGGCTCGGGCTGCCCTCCGACGCCCGCGTCATCCTGCACGACCGCGCGCTCGACGTGGCCGCCCTTCGCGCTGAGGTGGAGCCCGGCACGGTGTTCCTCGCCGCCGCCGACCGTGACCCCACCGACCTGTGCCTGGCCGCCGACCTGCTCGTCACCGGGGTGTCGGCGCTGATGTTCGACTTCGCCGTCACGGGCCGTCCCGTGTACTGCCACCGCCCCGTTTGGCACCGCAAATACTTCGACGTCGTCCTGGAAGGGCCGGGGCCCGTGCTCGACGACCTCGGCGACCTCGCCGCGGCGCTGCGCGACCCGTGCGGCTCCAGCGCGGGGTTCGCGGCCCGGTTCTGCCCCCTGGACGACGGCCTCGCCTCGGCGCGGGTGCTCGGCAGGGTGTTCGACCGGCCCCGCGACGACCGGGTCTTCGGCGTGTCCCGCAAGAAACGCAAGAGGAAGGCCCGATGA
- a CDS encoding CDP-glycerol glycerophosphotransferase family protein, with the protein MPVLRLLRWSSAHVPAPARRALARLKEHGRAEFRIDQAAWTAEGDLLLTGSRVPQSLVLRHRRTGREVTVPGTAEGVRVPCTRILSFGEEIPLASGEWELRDARWTGRRLPQKRVDGLHVFTPVQRGTRFFLSVAAHHAPDERGPRAQERLQSGHYAGRRALPLLDLVVFDSMSGRAASCNPRAIHDELLRRDLGLDLVWISADGQFAAPPGAEVVLAGSRAHYEVMARARYLVGNVRLPRWFRKREGQTYLQTWHGTPVKHLGFDIAVLPDRREAAFAHIRGDTPQWDYLISPSPYATPILRRAYGFEGEVLEVGYPRNDTLHRPDREARAAAVRARLRLPEDKKVVLYAPTWRDDLRFSGTAQDLALDVADARRALDGDHVLLVRAHRNARKGGGWPRPDGFVRDVTAYPDMADLLLAADVLVTDYSSTMIDFAGTGRPVVVFAPDLDHYRDEVRGLYLDLEEKSPGPLLRTSGDVVAALRAGVEHGAAEDFLAEFCPFDDGDASGRVIEHVFKGM; encoded by the coding sequence GTGCCCGTCCTTAGGCTTTTGCGCTGGTCGTCCGCCCATGTGCCGGCCCCCGCCCGGCGGGCCCTGGCCCGGCTCAAGGAGCACGGCCGCGCCGAGTTCCGGATCGACCAGGCCGCCTGGACGGCCGAGGGCGACCTCCTTCTGACCGGTTCCCGTGTCCCCCAGAGCCTTGTCCTACGGCACCGCCGGACGGGGCGTGAGGTGACCGTCCCGGGAACCGCGGAAGGCGTCCGGGTGCCTTGCACGCGCATCCTGTCCTTCGGGGAGGAGATCCCGCTCGCCAGCGGCGAATGGGAGCTGCGCGACGCCCGCTGGACGGGCAGGCGCCTGCCGCAGAAGCGGGTCGACGGCCTTCACGTGTTCACCCCGGTCCAGCGCGGCACCCGGTTCTTCCTGTCGGTCGCCGCGCACCACGCGCCCGACGAGCGGGGCCCGCGCGCCCAGGAACGCCTTCAGTCGGGGCACTACGCGGGCCGCAGGGCGCTCCCGCTGCTCGACCTGGTCGTCTTCGACTCGATGAGCGGCCGGGCCGCGTCCTGCAACCCCCGGGCGATCCACGACGAGCTGCTCCGCCGTGACCTCGGGCTCGATCTCGTCTGGATCAGCGCCGACGGGCAGTTCGCCGCCCCGCCGGGCGCGGAGGTCGTGCTGGCGGGCTCCCGCGCCCACTACGAGGTGATGGCGAGGGCCAGGTACCTCGTCGGGAACGTGCGGCTGCCGCGGTGGTTCCGCAAGCGCGAGGGCCAGACCTACCTCCAGACGTGGCACGGCACCCCGGTCAAGCACCTCGGCTTCGACATCGCGGTGCTGCCCGACCGGCGAGAGGCCGCGTTCGCCCACATCCGCGGAGACACGCCGCAATGGGACTACCTGATCTCGCCGAGCCCGTACGCGACGCCGATCCTTCGCCGCGCGTACGGCTTCGAAGGAGAAGTCCTGGAGGTCGGCTATCCCCGGAACGACACGCTGCACCGTCCGGACCGGGAGGCGAGGGCTGCCGCCGTACGGGCCAGGCTCCGGCTCCCCGAAGACAAGAAGGTCGTCCTGTACGCCCCCACCTGGCGTGATGACCTGCGCTTCTCCGGGACCGCGCAGGACCTCGCCCTCGACGTCGCCGACGCCCGCCGGGCCCTGGACGGCGACCATGTCCTGCTCGTCCGGGCGCACCGCAACGCCCGCAAGGGCGGCGGCTGGCCCCGCCCCGACGGCTTCGTGCGCGACGTGACCGCCTACCCGGACATGGCCGACCTGCTGCTGGCCGCCGACGTCCTGGTGACCGACTACTCATCGACGATGATCGACTTCGCGGGCACCGGCCGTCCCGTCGTGGTGTTCGCGCCCGACCTGGACCACTACCGCGACGAGGTGCGCGGCCTCTACCTCGACCTCGAGGAGAAGTCCCCCGGCCCCCTGCTGCGCACGTCCGGCGACGTCGTCGCCGCGCTGCGCGCCGGGGTGGAGCACGGCGCGGCGGAGGACTTCCTGGCCGAGTTCTGCCCGTTCGACGACGGGGACGCCTCCGGCCGGGTGATCGAGCACGTCTTCAAGGGGATGTGA
- a CDS encoding hydrogen peroxide-inducible genes activator — translation MAISRPTIAQLRAFLAVADYLHFRDAAAALRMSQPSLSAAVAALEDTLATRLVERTTRKVLLTPAGEIVARRAAIVLAELDRMAEEVAADKGPLAGPLRLGVIPTVAPYLLPTLLPALNCDFPDIELSVREEQTAICVTELLAGRLDVVVLALPVTVPGIVEQELYREEFVLAAPWGLEIVEPVERQVLSDLDVLLLNEGHCLRDQALEVCREVGAKAAAATYATSLATLVQLVSGGLGVTLLPESAVPVESGRSGMALHRFAQPAPSRRIGLIHRATSPRAEEFGLLAATMRRAVRDKDWKVHIAA, via the coding sequence TTGGCTATCAGCCGTCCGACGATCGCCCAATTGAGGGCGTTTCTCGCTGTAGCGGACTATCTACACTTCCGGGACGCCGCGGCCGCGCTGCGCATGAGCCAGCCCTCCCTCTCGGCGGCGGTGGCCGCGCTGGAGGACACCCTGGCCACCCGGCTTGTGGAACGCACCACACGCAAGGTCCTGCTGACCCCCGCGGGCGAAATCGTGGCGCGCCGGGCGGCGATCGTACTCGCCGAACTCGACCGCATGGCAGAAGAGGTCGCCGCGGACAAGGGACCTTTGGCCGGACCATTGCGGCTGGGGGTCATTCCGACCGTCGCGCCCTATTTGCTGCCGACCCTTCTCCCCGCTCTTAATTGTGATTTTCCCGACATTGAGCTTTCTGTACGGGAAGAGCAGACGGCGATCTGCGTCACAGAACTCCTCGCCGGCCGCCTGGACGTGGTAGTGCTCGCGCTTCCGGTGACCGTCCCCGGGATCGTCGAGCAGGAGCTGTACCGCGAGGAGTTCGTCCTCGCCGCGCCGTGGGGCCTGGAGATCGTCGAGCCGGTGGAGCGCCAGGTGCTGAGCGACCTCGACGTGCTGCTGCTCAACGAGGGGCACTGCCTGCGCGACCAGGCGCTCGAGGTGTGCCGGGAGGTCGGCGCCAAGGCCGCCGCGGCCACCTACGCCACAAGCCTCGCCACGCTGGTGCAGCTGGTGTCCGGCGGGCTCGGCGTGACCCTGCTGCCGGAGTCCGCGGTACCCGTGGAGTCCGGAAGGTCGGGCATGGCCCTGCACCGCTTCGCCCAGCCCGCGCCCTCCCGCCGCATCGGGCTCATCCACCGGGCGACGTCGCCGCGCGCCGAGGAGTTCGGCCTGCTCGCCGCCACGATGCGCCGCGCGGTGCGGGACAAGGATTGGAAAGTCCACATAGCCGCCTGA
- a CDS encoding peroxiredoxin, which yields MLSIGDQFPAYSLTACVSLDADNAFETITEKSYEGKWRVVFFWPKDFTFVCPTEIAEFGRLNEEFADRDAQVLGASVDNEFVHYNWRKNHPDLTDLPFPMLSDLNRELASELGILTKDGVAQRATFLVDPDNEIQFVMVTAGSVGRNVKEVLRVLDALQSDELCPCNWNKGEGTLDAGKLLAGA from the coding sequence ATGCTCAGCATTGGCGACCAGTTCCCGGCCTACTCTCTGACGGCCTGCGTCTCCCTCGACGCCGACAACGCCTTCGAGACGATCACCGAGAAGTCCTACGAGGGCAAGTGGCGCGTGGTGTTCTTCTGGCCGAAGGACTTCACCTTCGTCTGTCCCACCGAGATCGCCGAGTTCGGCCGCCTCAACGAGGAGTTCGCCGACCGCGACGCGCAGGTGCTCGGCGCCTCCGTCGACAACGAGTTCGTGCACTACAACTGGCGCAAGAACCACCCCGACCTGACCGACCTGCCCTTCCCGATGCTGTCGGACCTGAACCGCGAGCTCGCCTCCGAGCTGGGCATCCTCACCAAGGACGGCGTCGCGCAGCGCGCCACCTTCCTGGTCGACCCCGACAACGAGATCCAGTTCGTCATGGTCACCGCGGGCTCCGTCGGCCGGAACGTCAAGGAGGTCCTGCGGGTCCTCGACGCCCTCCAGTCCGACGAGCTGTGCCCCTGCAACTGGAACAAGGGCGAGGGCACCCTCGACGCCGGCAAGCTCCTCGCGGGCGCCTGA
- a CDS encoding carboxymuconolactone decarboxylase family protein — protein MSIDDLKSALPAYAKDIKLNLGSVTTTSQLTEQQLWGTVLSCALATKSGRVIAAVSAEAGDYLTAEAFEAAKGAAAIMAMNNIYYRATHLIGDETYATLPAKLRMSIIAKPGVDKIDFELWCLAVSAINGCGRCLESHEKVLRDGGLSRELIQEALRIAAVVNATAAVLESESALTAV, from the coding sequence ATGAGCATCGACGACCTCAAGTCCGCCCTCCCGGCGTACGCCAAGGACATCAAGCTCAACCTGGGTTCGGTGACCACCACTTCCCAGCTGACCGAGCAGCAGCTCTGGGGCACCGTCCTCAGCTGCGCCCTCGCCACCAAGAGCGGCCGGGTCATCGCCGCCGTCTCGGCCGAGGCGGGCGACTACCTCACCGCCGAGGCGTTCGAGGCGGCCAAGGGCGCCGCCGCGATCATGGCGATGAACAACATCTACTACCGGGCCACGCACCTCATCGGTGACGAGACCTACGCGACCCTCCCGGCGAAGCTGCGCATGAGCATCATCGCCAAGCCCGGCGTCGACAAGATCGACTTCGAGCTGTGGTGCCTCGCCGTCTCGGCGATCAACGGCTGCGGCCGCTGCCTGGAGTCCCACGAGAAGGTGCTGCGCGACGGCGGCCTGTCCCGTGAGCTCATCCAGGAGGCCCTCCGCATCGCCGCCGTGGTCAACGCCACGGCCGCCGTGCTGGAGTCGGAGTCCGCGCTCACCGCGGTCTGA